One segment of Ricinus communis isolate WT05 ecotype wild-type chromosome 8, ASM1957865v1, whole genome shotgun sequence DNA contains the following:
- the LOC8286016 gene encoding proteasome subunit beta type-4, whose protein sequence is MAPTMETSEPAQLSGPESASERTLYPYVTGTSVVALKYKDGILMAADMGASYGSTLRYKSVERIKPIGKHSLLGASGEISDFQEILRYLDELILYDNMWDDGNSLGPKEVHNYLKRVMYNRRNKFNPLWNSVVLGGVKNGQKYLGTVSMIGVNYEDNHVATGFGNHLARPLLRDEWHENLSFEDGVKLLEKCMRVLLYRDRSAVNKLQIAKITEEGVTISPPYSLKTFWGFSAFHNPTVGAEGSW, encoded by the exons ATGGCTCCGACAATGGAGACGTCCGAACCCGCGCAGCTTTCAGGACCCGAATCAGCTTCTGAGAGAACCCT TTATCCTTACGTGACTGGGACATCTGTTGTTGCTTTGAAATATAAAGATGGCATTTTGATGGCTGCTGACATGGGAG CATCTTACGGATCCACCTTGCGGTACAAGAGTGTGGAGCGAATTAAGCCTATCGGGAAGCATTCTCTTCTTGGTGCCAGTGGAGAAATTAGTGATTTTCAGGAGATTCTTCGCTATCTTGATGAGCTTAT CCTGTATGACAATATGTGGGATGATGGAAACTCTTTGGGTCCCAAAGAGGTGCACAACTATCTGAAAAGGGTGATGTACAATAGGCGCAACAAATTTAATCCGTTGTGGAACTCAGTTGTTCTTGGTGGAGTGAAAAACGGACAAAAGTATCTTGGCACG GTCTCTATGATTGGAGTAAATTATGAGGACAATCACGTAGCCACTGGATTTGGAAATCACCTTGCACGGCCATTACTTCGTGATGAGTGGCATGAGAACCTTAGTTTTGAAGACGGTGTCAAGTTACTGGAGAAATGCATGCGTGTCCTGCTTTATCGTGATAGGTCTGCTGTGAACAAGCTTCAG aTAGCTAAAATTACTGAAGAAGGTGTAACAATTTCACCCCCATATTCACTGAAGACATTCTGGGGATTCTCTGCATTCCACAATCCAACAGTTGGTGCAGAAGGGTCATGGTAG